From Rhinolophus sinicus isolate RSC01 linkage group LG15, ASM3656204v1, whole genome shotgun sequence, the proteins below share one genomic window:
- the TSR1 gene encoding pre-rRNA-processing protein TSR1 homolog has product MAAHRSGPLKQQNKAHKGGRHRGRGSAQRDGKGRLAPKTLSKKVRKELSRVDQRHRASQLRKQKKEAVLAEKRQLGSKDGPPHQVLVVPLHNRISLPEAFQRLQDRDTGTVHLNDWGSTHSFMLLCPRLKHRWFFTSARPEDLHTVLDLAKVADTILFLLDPLEGWDSTGDYCLSCLFAQGLPTYTLAIQGISGLPPKKQIDARKKLSKVVEKRFPDDKLLQLDTQQEAGMLLRQLANQKQRHLAFRDRRAYLFASAADFVPNEENNLVGTLKISGYVRGQTLSVNSLLHIIGHGDFQMKQIDAPVDPFPLNPRVVKSQKDPGMAMELCDMDAVTDMEEDLKVLMKADPDRQESLQTEVIPDPMEGEQTWPTEEELNEANDFLKESSKVVKKVPKGTSSYQAEWILDEDGESGGEGDEYDDVEHEDFMEAESQDESSEEEEEEECETMTVGESVRDDLYDEKVDEEAEEKLLEKYKQERLEEMFPDEVDTPRDVAARIRFQKYRGLKSFRTSPWDPKENLPQDYARIFQFQNFTNTRKRIFKEIEEKEIEGAEVGWYVTLHVSAVPVSVVEHFRRGAPLIAFSLLPHEQKMSVLNMVVSRHPGNTEPVKAKEELIFHCGFRRFRASPLFSQHTAADKHKFQRFMTADTAQVVTAYAPITFPPASVLLFKQNSNGMHSLIATGHLLSVDPDRMVIKRVVLSGHPFKIFTKMAVVRYMFFSREDVLWFKPVELRTKWGRRGHIKEPLGTHGHMKCSFDGKLKSQDTVLMNLYKRVFPKWTYDPYVPEPVPWVKSEISSTVPEVDTE; this is encoded by the exons ATGGCGGCGCACCGCTCCGGCCCGCTCAAGCAGCAGAATAAAGCTCATAAAGGCGGGCGGCATCGGGGTCGGGGGTCTGCGCAGCGGGACGGCAAGG GCCGTCTAGCACCGAAAACCCTAAGCAAGAAGGTGAGGAAGGAGCTCAGCAGAGTAGACCAGAGGCATCGTGCCAGCCAGCTCCGAAAGCAGAAGAAGGAGGCG GTTCTTGCAGAGAAGAGGCAGCTGGGCAGCAAGGATGGCCCTCCTCATCAGGTACTGGTGGTGCCCCTGCACAACAGGATTTCCCTGCCAGAGGCCTTCCAGAGGCTTCAGGATAGGGATACTGGAACAGTACACTTGAATGATTGGGGAAGCACCCACAGCTTTATGCTGTTATGCCCCCGCTTGAAACATCGGTGGTTTTTCACATCTGCAAGGCCAG AGGATCTGCACACTGTGTTAGACTTGGCTAAAGTGGCTGATACCATCCTGTTCCTCCTTGATCCACTAGAAGGCTGGGACAGCACCGGGGATTACTGCCTTTCCTGCCTCTTCGCTCAGGGCCTTCCCACCTATA CATTAGCTATCCAGGGAATTTCTGGCCTCCCACCGAAGAAACAAATAGATGCCAGAAAGAAGCTAAGTAAAGTAGTGGAGAAGCGCTTTCCTGATGACAAACTCCTCCAATTAGACACTCAACAGGAGGCAGGGATGCTGCTCAGGCAGTTGGCTAACCAAAAGCAACGGCATCTTGCCTTTCGAGATCGGCGGGCCTACCTCTTTGCTTCTGCTGCTGACTTTGTGCCTAATGAAGAGAATAACTTGGTGGGCACCTTGAAAATCTCAGGCTATGTTCGTGGGCAGACTCTGAGTGTAAATAGCTTACTGCATATCATTGGACATGGCGATTTCCAGATGAAACAGATAGATGCCCCTGTGGACCCTTTCCCCTTAAATCCTAGAGTGGTCAAATCCCAAAAGGACCCAGGCATGGCAATGGAG CTGTGTGATATGGATGCTGTAACTGACATGGAAGAAGACCTTAAGGTCCTAATGAAGGCAGACCCCGATAGACAAGAATCTTTGCAGACAGAGGTTATCCCAGATCCAATGGAGGGCGAGCAAACCTGGCCCACTGAGGAGGAGCTGAATGAGGCAAATG ACTTCTTGAAGGAAAGTTCCAAGGTGGTAAAGAAGGTTCCTAAAGGAACATCCAGTTACCAAGCTGAATGGATTTTGGATGAGGATGGCGAAAGTGGTGGGGAAGGAGATGAATATGATGATGTAGAACATGAGGATTTTATGGAAGCGGAATCTCAG GATGAGAGTagtgaagaggaagaagaggaggaatgtGAAACTATGACTGTAGGAGAGTCCGTGCGTGATGATCTGTATGATGAGAAAGTGGATGAAGAGGCTGAAGAAAAACTGTTGGAGAAATATAAACAAGAAAGATTGGAAGAGATGTTTCCAGATGAAGTAGATACCCCCCGTGACGTGGCTGCTAGAATTCG ATTTCAGAAATACAGAGGCCTCAAGAGCTTCCGGACATCTCCATGGGATCCTAAGGAAAACCTTCCTCAAGATTATGCTCGGATCTTTCAGTTTCAGAACTTTACTAATACTAGGAAACGCATCTTTAAAGAGATTGAGGAAAAAGAGATTGAAGGAGCAGAG GTTGGCTGGTATGTCACACTTCATGTCTCTGCAGTACCTGTGTCTGTGGTTGAGCACTTCAGGCGGGGAGCACCCTTGATTGCGTTTTCTTTACTACCTCATGAACAGAAG ATGTCAGTACTGAATATGGTGGTGAGCCGGCACCCTGGCAACACGGAACCTGTGAAAGCTAAAGAGGAGCTGATCTTCCACTGTGGGTTCAGGCGCTTCCGAGCCTCGCCTTTATTCTCTCAGCACACTGCAG CGGATAAACATAAATTTCAGAGATTCATGACTGCTGACACGGCCCAGGTGGTGACAGCATATGCCCCAATCACTTTTCCTCCTGCATCTGTGCTGCTTTTCAAACAGAATAGCAATG GAATGCACAGCCTCATTGCCACGGGCCATCTATTGTCAGTGGATCCGGACAGAATGGTCATCAAGAGAGTTGTTCTGAGTGGTCATCCTTTCAAAATTTTTACTAAGATGGCAGTAGTGCGTTACATGTTCTTCAGTAGAG AGGATGTGCTGTGGTTTAAACCAGTGGAACTGCGAACAAAGTGGGGCCGCAGAGGACACATCAAGGAGCCTTTAG GTACTCATGGCCATATGAAATGCAGTTTTGATGGGAAGCTAAAATCGCAAGACACAGTACTGATGAACCTCTATAAACGAGTTTTCCCCAAATGGACTTATGATCCATATGTACCAGAACCGGTACCTTGGGTGAAAAGTGAGATTTCTTCAACGGTGCCTGAAGTGGACACAGAGTAA